A stretch of the Massilia sp. W12 genome encodes the following:
- a CDS encoding ABC transporter ATP-binding protein, with product MSQAPSSASPTSHPSPLKRLFAHAAHYKRDARLATLYSVLNKFFDILPEVLIGVAVDVVVNRQASFLARLGVTDVMQQLLLLGLLTLLIWGGESLFEYLYNLKWRNLAQSMQHDLRLEAYRHVQKLPMQYFENRSTGRLMSILNEDINQMERFLNSGANSIIQVLCSSIMVGAVFFALAPQLAVVSLLPVPFILYGAFWFQRSLAPRYAEVREAAGVINSRLNNNLLGLSTIKAFTAEEFEARHMEQASQAYREKNAAAIAVSSAITPVIRMAILAGFVTTLVYGGHLALSGAIGVGSYSVLVYLTQRLLWPLTGLAEIADLYQRSMASITRVLDLLQTPVGIAYEGAALPKSGVRGELQFKQLNFSYGEQQLLSDIDLHLPAGQTVALVGATGSGKSTLVKLLLRFYTPQSGQILLDGQDIASLDLRALRRSIGYVSQDVFLTDGTVRENIAYGVEATDAQIEAAARAAEAHDFISALPQGYATQIGERGQKLSGGQRQRLALARALLKNPEILVLDEATSAVDNETEAAIQRSLDVVTQNRSTLIIAHRLSTVRHAHQIHVLEAGRIVESGEHDSLLAKNGVYAQLWRLQTGQR from the coding sequence ATGAGCCAAGCGCCCTCCTCTGCGTCCCCAACCTCGCATCCGTCCCCGCTCAAACGCCTGTTCGCCCACGCCGCCCACTACAAGCGCGACGCCCGTCTGGCCACGCTGTACTCGGTTCTGAATAAATTTTTTGACATCCTGCCGGAAGTCTTGATCGGGGTGGCGGTGGATGTGGTGGTCAATCGCCAAGCCTCTTTTTTAGCGCGGCTGGGCGTGACAGACGTAATGCAGCAGCTGCTCTTGCTGGGCTTGCTGACCCTGCTGATCTGGGGCGGCGAATCGCTGTTTGAATATTTATACAATCTGAAATGGCGCAATCTGGCGCAATCCATGCAACACGATTTGCGCCTGGAAGCGTATCGCCATGTGCAAAAACTGCCGATGCAGTATTTTGAAAACCGCAGCACCGGACGCCTGATGTCGATTTTGAACGAAGACATCAATCAGATGGAGCGCTTTTTAAACAGCGGCGCCAACAGCATTATCCAGGTGTTGTGTTCCTCCATCATGGTGGGCGCGGTGTTTTTCGCGCTGGCCCCGCAACTGGCCGTGGTCTCGCTGCTGCCCGTCCCCTTTATTTTGTATGGCGCCTTCTGGTTCCAGCGCAGCCTGGCGCCGCGCTATGCCGAAGTACGCGAAGCCGCCGGCGTGATCAACAGCCGCTTGAATAATAATCTGCTGGGTCTGTCCACCATCAAAGCCTTCACCGCAGAAGAATTTGAAGCGCGCCATATGGAGCAAGCCAGCCAGGCTTACCGCGAAAAAAATGCGGCGGCGATTGCGGTATCGAGCGCCATCACGCCGGTGATCCGCATGGCGATTCTGGCCGGCTTTGTCACCACCCTGGTGTATGGCGGACATTTGGCGCTGAGCGGCGCGATTGGAGTCGGCAGTTATTCCGTGCTGGTGTATTTAACCCAACGTCTGCTGTGGCCGCTGACGGGACTTGCGGAAATCGCCGACCTGTATCAACGCTCCATGGCTTCCATAACGCGCGTGCTGGACTTGCTGCAAACCCCGGTCGGCATCGCCTATGAAGGCGCAGCGCTGCCCAAGAGTGGCGTGCGCGGAGAACTGCAATTCAAACAACTCAATTTCAGCTATGGCGAGCAACAGCTCTTAAGCGATATCGACTTGCACCTGCCGGCCGGGCAAACCGTGGCCTTAGTTGGCGCCACCGGCTCCGGCAAGAGTACCCTGGTCAAACTCTTGCTGCGTTTTTACACGCCGCAAAGCGGGCAGATTTTGCTGGATGGCCAGGACATCGCCAGCCTGGACTTGCGCGCCCTGCGCCGCAGCATAGGCTATGTCAGCCAGGATGTGTTTTTAACGGATGGCACGGTGCGCGAAAACATTGCCTACGGGGTGGAAGCGACAGACGCGCAAATCGAAGCCGCCGCACGCGCCGCCGAAGCGCATGATTTCATCAGCGCCCTGCCGCAAGGCTATGCGACGCAAATTGGCGAACGCGGGCAAAAACTCTCCGGCGGCCAGCGCCAACGCCTGGCGCTGGCGCGCGCGCTCTTAAAAAACCCGGAAATCCTGGTCTTGGACGAGGCCACCAGCGCGGTGGACAATGAAACCGAAGCCGCAATTCAACGTTCGCTGGACGTGGTGACGCAAAACCGCAGCACCCTGATCATTGCGCACCGCCTCTCCACGGTGCGTCATGCGCATCAGATTCATGTGCTGGAAGCGGGCCGCATCGTTGAATCCGGCGAGCATGACAGTCTGCTGGCGAAAAATGGGGTGTATGCGCAATTGTGGCGGCTGCAGACGGGGCAGAGGTAA
- a CDS encoding outer membrane protein assembly factor BamD, translating into MHKHSKTLVAALLCVSLSACGLFPDRADETKNWTATKLYTEAKEDLTNGNYERAVQLFEKLEARFPFGTYAQQSQMEIAYAHYKQGDQAQALAAIERFIKLHPNHPSVDYMYYLRGLVNFNDKKDFLHAIYDQDPTERDSKATREAFDAFRQLAEKFPASQYTPDAVARMKYLINAMAQYEVHVARYYMRRGAYLAAANRAQTAVRDYNGSPAVEEALWIMAQAYDKMGLNDLRDDALRVFKLNYPKSAYLGNGLQQDKAWWKFW; encoded by the coding sequence ATGCATAAACACAGCAAAACCCTGGTCGCCGCGCTCCTGTGCGTATCGCTGTCGGCCTGCGGCCTGTTCCCTGACCGCGCCGACGAGACCAAAAACTGGACCGCCACTAAATTGTACACGGAGGCCAAGGAAGACCTGACGAACGGCAATTACGAACGTGCGGTGCAGTTGTTTGAAAAACTCGAAGCGCGCTTCCCTTTCGGCACTTACGCCCAGCAATCGCAGATGGAAATCGCCTACGCCCACTACAAGCAGGGCGACCAGGCGCAAGCCCTGGCGGCCATCGAGCGTTTTATCAAGCTGCACCCCAACCACCCCAGCGTGGACTATATGTACTATCTGCGCGGACTGGTCAATTTCAACGACAAAAAAGATTTCCTGCACGCCATCTACGATCAGGATCCGACCGAGCGCGACTCAAAAGCCACGCGCGAAGCGTTTGATGCTTTCCGCCAATTAGCGGAAAAATTCCCCGCCAGCCAATATACGCCGGATGCGGTGGCGCGCATGAAGTATTTGATCAACGCCATGGCGCAATATGAAGTGCATGTGGCGCGCTACTATATGCGGCGCGGCGCGTATCTGGCGGCGGCCAACCGGGCGCAAACTGCGGTGCGCGATTATAACGGCTCGCCGGCGGTTGAAGAGGCTTTGTGGATCATGGCGCAAGCCTATGACAAGATGGGCTTGAACGATTTGCGCGATGATGCGCTGCGCGTGTTTAAGCTGAACTATCCCAAGAGCGCCTATCTGGGCAATGGTTTGCAACAGGATAAGGCCTGGTGGAAATTCTGGTGA
- the phaC gene encoding class I poly(R)-hydroxyalkanoic acid synthase produces MTQGGNNRLPEAVATILQEAGASIKPEQFSQLQQAYLEQFGQLWQNMLQNKLPELHDRRFAAKLWRENPLNAFNAASYLLNAQYLRDLVDAVQAPPKARAKLEFSVGQLIDAMSPANFFVTNPEAQQKLLESNGQSLTRGIANLFADLQKGRITQSDESAFEVGVNVATTEGDVVFENELFQLIQYKPLTAQVQQTPLLMVPPCINKFYILDLQPDNSLVRYAVAQGHTVFMVSWRNPDQSLRHLSWDDYIEQAALKAIAVVQEISGAPKLHCFGFCVGGTIIATALAVLAARGEHPAASLTLLTTFLDFAEAGVLEVFVDEPQVQMREQTLGQGGLMPGRDLAATFSSLRPNDLVWNYVQANYLKGEEPPPFDLLFWNGDSTNLPGPMFCWYLRNTYLENSLKEPGKLTVCGEAVDLGKIDAPVFIYASREDHIVPWGAAFSSRTILNPKQPKRNRFVLGASGHIAGVINSPVKKKRSHWVYDGAAKTKEEWLEKAEERAGSWWPEWAAFLEAHGGKQIKAPAKPGKGKYKPIEAAPGRYVKVRGD; encoded by the coding sequence ATGACCCAGGGCGGCAATAACCGTCTGCCGGAAGCAGTGGCCACGATTTTGCAAGAAGCCGGCGCCAGCATCAAACCGGAACAATTTTCCCAATTGCAGCAAGCTTATCTGGAACAATTCGGCCAGCTGTGGCAAAACATGTTGCAAAACAAATTGCCTGAATTGCACGACCGCCGCTTCGCCGCCAAACTCTGGCGCGAAAACCCCTTGAACGCCTTCAACGCCGCCAGCTATTTGTTAAATGCGCAATATCTGCGCGATCTGGTGGACGCGGTGCAAGCGCCGCCCAAGGCGCGCGCCAAGCTGGAGTTTTCGGTCGGCCAATTGATCGACGCCATGTCGCCGGCGAATTTCTTTGTCACCAACCCCGAAGCCCAGCAAAAACTGTTGGAAAGCAATGGCCAGAGCTTGACGCGCGGCATCGCCAATCTGTTCGCTGACTTGCAAAAGGGACGTATCACCCAGTCCGATGAAAGCGCGTTTGAAGTCGGCGTGAATGTCGCCACCACCGAAGGCGATGTGGTGTTTGAAAATGAGTTGTTCCAATTGATTCAATACAAGCCGCTCACCGCCCAGGTGCAGCAAACCCCGCTGCTGATGGTTCCGCCTTGCATCAACAAGTTTTACATTCTTGATTTGCAGCCGGATAACTCGCTGGTGCGCTATGCCGTGGCGCAAGGGCATACCGTGTTCATGGTCAGCTGGCGCAACCCGGATCAAAGCCTGCGCCATTTGAGCTGGGATGACTATATCGAACAAGCCGCCTTGAAAGCGATTGCCGTGGTGCAGGAAATCAGCGGCGCGCCCAAGTTGCATTGCTTTGGTTTTTGCGTTGGCGGCACCATCATCGCCACCGCGCTGGCGGTGTTGGCTGCGCGCGGCGAACATCCCGCCGCCAGTCTGACCTTGCTCACCACCTTCCTCGATTTCGCCGAGGCCGGCGTGCTGGAAGTGTTTGTCGATGAGCCGCAAGTGCAGATGCGCGAGCAGACCCTGGGGCAGGGCGGCTTGATGCCGGGGCGCGATCTGGCCGCCACCTTCTCCAGCCTGCGCCCGAATGATCTGGTGTGGAATTATGTGCAAGCCAATTATCTGAAAGGCGAAGAGCCGCCGCCATTTGATTTGCTGTTCTGGAATGGCGACAGCACCAATTTGCCCGGCCCCATGTTCTGCTGGTATTTGCGCAATACCTATCTGGAAAACAGCCTGAAAGAACCGGGCAAGCTGACGGTCTGCGGCGAAGCGGTGGATTTGGGCAAGATCGACGCCCCGGTGTTTATTTACGCTTCGCGCGAAGACCACATTGTGCCCTGGGGCGCGGCGTTTTCATCGCGCACCATCCTCAACCCCAAACAGCCCAAGCGCAATCGCTTTGTGCTGGGCGCCTCCGGCCACATCGCCGGCGTGATCAATTCCCCGGTCAAGAAAAAGCGCAGCCACTGGGTGTATGACGGCGCCGCCAAAACCAAGGAGGAATGGCTGGAAAAAGCCGAAGAGCGCGCCGGCAGCTGGTGGCCTGAATGGGCTGCGTTTTTAGAAGCGCACGGCGGCAAACAGATCAAGGCGCCGGCTAAGCCCGGCAAGGGCAAATACAAGCCGATCGAAGCCGCGCCGGGACGTTACGTCAAAGTGCGCGGCGACTGA
- a CDS encoding SDR family oxidoreductase — MNACTDIGARPPVAPLRHVISGATGFVGAALLLELLEHTADNFLCIVRAADDAAARARIHALLQEVGRMYECAPQALAQIATRVDARAGDVNLPLCGLDAANLPAADVFWHAAASLKYEDRYAREIMQTNVSGTRHMLDLAQALGVRECNTISTCYVSGTTCGPIGESYAGQLEANNLYEKSKMEMEALLHAPLPFAVRIFRPSIVIGHSRTLAAMNFSGMYGFMRQLHAFHRLMQRTQPGLLEREPLRLRVSAGLRLDLVAVDQVAQRIRRLWQATDVRGAQAAQIGQPLCFHINNPTPPLLDDVIRIVFETCRMPPPLMLRSAAQHQEMQWLDEKFNSRISFYRAQFYQDKRFLRNRSEALIGPDEAAPHVLDDAKLRAYCAWYLQVLEAELAAQNRPAQR, encoded by the coding sequence ATGAATGCCTGCACTGATATCGGCGCACGTCCGCCTGTTGCACCCTTACGTCATGTGATCAGCGGCGCCACCGGCTTTGTCGGCGCGGCGCTCTTGCTTGAATTGCTTGAACACACGGCGGATAACTTTCTTTGCATTGTGCGGGCGGCGGATGATGCGGCGGCGCGTGCGCGCATTCATGCCCTGTTGCAAGAGGTGGGCCGTATGTATGAATGCGCGCCGCAGGCGCTGGCGCAGATTGCGACGCGGGTGGATGCGCGCGCGGGCGATGTCAACCTGCCTTTGTGCGGTTTGGATGCGGCCAATTTGCCCGCGGCGGATGTGTTTTGGCATGCCGCCGCTTCGCTCAAATATGAAGACCGCTATGCGCGCGAAATCATGCAAACCAATGTCAGCGGCACGCGCCATATGCTGGACTTGGCGCAGGCTCTCGGCGTGCGCGAGTGCAACACCATCAGCACCTGTTATGTCTCAGGCACAACATGCGGCCCGATTGGCGAGTCCTATGCCGGGCAGTTGGAGGCGAATAATCTGTATGAAAAATCGAAGATGGAGATGGAGGCGTTATTGCATGCGCCGCTGCCGTTTGCGGTGCGCATCTTCCGCCCGAGCATTGTGATTGGCCACAGCCGCACGCTGGCGGCGATGAATTTTTCCGGCATGTATGGCTTTATGCGCCAATTGCATGCTTTTCACCGTTTGATGCAGCGCACCCAGCCAGGTTTGCTTGAACGCGAGCCGCTGCGCTTGCGTGTGAGCGCCGGCTTGCGCCTGGATCTGGTGGCGGTGGATCAGGTTGCGCAGCGCATCCGCCGTTTGTGGCAGGCCACCGATGTGCGCGGCGCGCAGGCTGCGCAAATTGGGCAGCCGCTGTGTTTTCATATCAATAATCCAACCCCGCCGCTGCTCGATGATGTGATCCGCATTGTGTTTGAAACCTGTCGCATGCCGCCGCCGCTGATGTTGCGCAGCGCTGCGCAACATCAGGAAATGCAATGGCTGGATGAAAAATTCAACAGCCGCATCAGCTTTTACCGCGCCCAGTTTTATCAGGACAAACGCTTTTTGCGCAATCGCAGCGAAGCCTTGATCGGGCCGGACGAGGCGGCCCCGCATGTGCTCGATGATGCCAAATTGCGCGCCTATTGCGCCTGGTATCTGCAAGTGCTGGAAGCCGAATTGGCGGCGCAAAACCGTCCGGCGCAGAGGTGA
- a CDS encoding class I SAM-dependent methyltransferase, with protein MQQSSLVSQQFGNQAQAYLRSAVHAQGAELQRMTDLARASAALHALDLGCGAGHVSFALAAGGATVTAYDVSPKMLEVVGQEAQRRACRLSLRQGQAERLPFADASFDLVASRFSAHHWEDVPAALAEVRRVLKPGGQCILVDVIAPPQPLFDTVLQTVEILRDPSHVRDYSASQWREMALQAGLACGEFMQWKLTMVFDVWIARMNTSLQRADAIRDVFDQAAQEVRSYFNVQPDYSWDMDVMWLAMTAP; from the coding sequence ATGCAGCAGAGCAGCCTGGTCAGTCAACAATTCGGCAATCAAGCGCAGGCTTATTTGCGCAGCGCAGTGCACGCCCAGGGGGCGGAACTGCAGCGCATGACGGATTTGGCGCGCGCCAGCGCGGCGCTGCATGCCCTGGATTTGGGTTGCGGCGCCGGGCATGTCAGTTTTGCCCTGGCTGCCGGCGGCGCGACTGTCACCGCCTATGATGTTTCGCCCAAGATGCTGGAAGTGGTGGGGCAGGAGGCGCAGCGGCGCGCTTGCCGCCTCAGCCTGCGCCAGGGGCAGGCGGAGCGCCTGCCGTTTGCCGACGCCAGCTTTGATCTGGTGGCCAGCCGGTTTTCCGCCCATCATTGGGAAGATGTGCCGGCGGCCTTGGCCGAAGTGCGGCGGGTCTTAAAGCCTGGCGGGCAATGCATTCTGGTGGATGTGATTGCGCCGCCGCAGCCCCTGTTTGACACCGTATTGCAAACGGTGGAAATTTTGCGCGATCCTTCCCATGTGCGCGACTACAGCGCCAGCCAGTGGCGGGAAATGGCGCTGCAAGCCGGCTTGGCCTGCGGCGAGTTCATGCAATGGAAGCTGACCATGGTGTTTGATGTCTGGATTGCACGCATGAACACCAGCTTGCAGCGTGCTGATGCGATTCGCGATGTGTTTGATCAGGCGGCACAGGAAGTGCGCAGCTATTTCAATGTGCAGCCGGATTATTCCTGGGATATGGATGTGATGTGGCTGGCGATGACAGCGCCATAA
- a CDS encoding sulfotransferase encodes MHNDFPQVFVVGTGRCGSTLLSQMLNLHPQILSLSECFSFLSDLGCLLEQCFPEGELDGAALWRILGAQRPRLNAMLQHRVEMAEVLYRVDAAGRAYGRDGVPALLQTCLPHLCASAPEPDLAAQEWYARLQAFCLALPAAPIGAQYQRVFAWLAQQMQRRIWVERSGGGLRIIGRLLQHFPNARFVHILRDGPDTALSMSRHRGFRMAFGVYQLIEVLGHDPWENADRSWEGDLSDEQAALLPENFSAQALHAFDAPAPLCGLYWSGEIMQGLPHLLALPPQRCLHLRYEDLLSQPAQSLAALYDFISGPQQALDAALRHTWLQQAQSLIAKPSSDWRSLAPRLREQTAHACAPGMQALRAAQFY; translated from the coding sequence ATGCACAACGATTTCCCGCAGGTGTTTGTGGTCGGCACCGGGCGTTGCGGTTCGACCTTGCTCAGCCAGATGCTGAATTTGCATCCGCAAATCTTGAGTTTGTCGGAGTGTTTTTCGTTTTTAAGCGATTTGGGCTGCTTGCTGGAACAATGTTTTCCAGAGGGTGAGCTGGATGGCGCGGCGCTGTGGCGCATTTTGGGCGCGCAGCGTCCGCGTTTGAACGCCATGCTGCAGCACAGGGTGGAGATGGCGGAAGTGTTGTATCGCGTCGATGCGGCGGGACGGGCGTATGGGCGCGATGGCGTGCCGGCGCTCTTGCAAACCTGTTTGCCGCATTTGTGCGCATCTGCGCCGGAGCCTGATTTGGCGGCGCAGGAATGGTATGCGCGTCTGCAGGCGTTTTGTCTGGCGCTGCCGGCGGCTCCCATCGGTGCGCAATATCAGCGTGTGTTTGCCTGGCTGGCGCAGCAGATGCAGCGCCGCATCTGGGTTGAACGTTCGGGCGGCGGTTTGCGCATCATTGGCCGCTTGCTGCAGCATTTTCCGAATGCCCGCTTTGTGCATATTTTGCGCGATGGCCCGGACACTGCCTTGTCCATGAGCCGGCATCGCGGGTTTCGCATGGCCTTCGGGGTATATCAATTGATCGAGGTGTTAGGCCATGATCCCTGGGAAAATGCGGATCGCAGCTGGGAGGGCGATTTAAGCGATGAGCAGGCGGCGTTGTTGCCGGAAAATTTCAGCGCGCAGGCTTTACACGCTTTTGATGCGCCGGCCCCGCTGTGCGGCTTGTACTGGTCGGGCGAAATCATGCAGGGTTTGCCGCATTTGCTGGCGCTGCCGCCGCAACGCTGCCTGCATCTGCGCTATGAGGATTTATTAAGCCAGCCGGCGCAGTCGCTGGCGGCTTTGTATGACTTTATCAGCGGGCCGCAGCAAGCGCTGGACGCCGCCTTGCGCCACACCTGGTTGCAGCAGGCGCAAAGCCTGATCGCCAAGCCGTCCTCAGATTGGCGCAGCTTGGCGCCGCGCTTGCGCGAGCAAACCGCGCACGCCTGTGCGCCCGGCATGCAGGCGCTGCGTGCGGCGCAATTCTATTGA
- the pgeF gene encoding peptidoglycan editing factor PgeF has translation MSSFADCLPVQWPGPVAPQIQAACTTRAGGVSAPPWNGQATGQADGWNLAAHVGDAEQAVLQNRAILRQRLALPQEPCWLNQVHGVALADADQRHAAPPTADAVTSAQGGVCAILTADCLPVLLCSPDGAVLAAAHAGWRGLAGGVLQATAGAMRARGAQEIYAWLGPAISQPHFEVGPEVLAAFVQSLGEAAQAAFVAGRADRVHGDLFHLARLALAQAGVTQVAGGGVCTFSDARFYSYRRQARTGRFASLLWRAAA, from the coding sequence GTGAGCAGCTTTGCCGATTGTTTGCCGGTACAGTGGCCGGGGCCGGTGGCGCCGCAGATTCAGGCCGCTTGCACCACGCGCGCAGGCGGCGTCAGTGCGCCACCCTGGAACGGACAGGCGACAGGGCAGGCCGACGGCTGGAATCTGGCCGCCCATGTTGGCGACGCTGAGCAGGCGGTGCTGCAAAATCGCGCTATCTTGCGTCAGCGTCTGGCGCTGCCGCAAGAACCCTGCTGGCTGAATCAAGTGCATGGCGTGGCGCTGGCGGATGCTGACCAAAGGCATGCCGCGCCGCCCACCGCTGATGCGGTCACCAGTGCTCAAGGCGGCGTGTGTGCGATTTTGACCGCTGATTGTCTGCCGGTCTTGCTGTGCAGTCCGGATGGCGCGGTGCTGGCGGCGGCCCATGCCGGCTGGCGCGGGCTGGCCGGCGGCGTCTTGCAAGCCACGGCGGGCGCGATGCGCGCGCGCGGCGCACAGGAAATTTACGCCTGGCTGGGGCCGGCCATCAGTCAGCCGCATTTTGAAGTCGGGCCGGAAGTGTTGGCCGCGTTTGTGCAGAGTCTGGGGGAGGCGGCGCAGGCGGCGTTTGTCGCCGGGCGCGCAGACCGTGTGCATGGCGATTTATTTCATCTGGCCCGCCTTGCCCTGGCGCAAGCCGGCGTCACGCAAGTCGCCGGCGGCGGCGTCTGCACTTTCAGCGATGCGCGCTTTTATTCATACCGGCGGCAAGCACGCACCGGGCGCTTTGCGAGTTTGCTGTGGCGCGCCGCAGCATAG
- a CDS encoding glycine zipper 2TM domain-containing protein, protein MEKRVYVTPPAQSYAAPVAYQAPAYCNNCGVVQSVRRVSLPAGSSGVGAVTGAVVGGIIGNQIGGGDGRKIATVAGVVAGGIIGDAIERDHSGNQVVYETRIKMEGGGEQTMRYAQHPGWRQGQAVVSANGAWHSR, encoded by the coding sequence GTGGAAAAAAGAGTATATGTGACGCCGCCGGCGCAAAGCTATGCGGCGCCGGTGGCGTATCAGGCCCCGGCGTATTGCAATAATTGCGGCGTGGTGCAGTCAGTGCGCCGGGTCAGCCTGCCGGCTGGCAGCAGCGGCGTGGGGGCCGTCACCGGCGCAGTGGTGGGCGGCATCATTGGCAATCAAATCGGCGGCGGCGATGGGCGCAAAATCGCCACCGTGGCCGGAGTGGTGGCCGGCGGCATCATCGGCGATGCGATTGAGCGCGACCACAGCGGCAATCAGGTGGTGTATGAAACCCGCATCAAAATGGAGGGCGGCGGCGAGCAAACCATGCGCTATGCGCAACATCCGGGCTGGCGTCAGGGCCAGGCTGTGGTCTCAGCCAATGGCGCCTGGCATAGCCGTTGA
- a CDS encoding RluA family pseudouridine synthase: MTKNKRTGGRSADEELKPRRPSNQDYVQMIVIGEEEDDEDWDDEEDGLPDEDFQHSATSFAAGTEFAPPPDLSPLSLTLQEEDAGLRLDKALAMHLPQFSRSRLQTWLEQGHILIDGKPARAKHIVSGDEEVEVIPQIEPQHQAFTAQEVALDVVYQDDSLLVLHKPAGLVVHPGAGNWSGTLLNGLLHAYPELANVPRAGIVHRLDKDTSGLMVVAKTLEAHIDLVRQLQARSVKREYLALVWGRPRVQGTIDAAMSRHPRDRIKMAVSKHPDAKAARTHYHALASGECEGKPVALVRCSLETGRTHQIRVHMSHLGFPLVGDNLYGKPHLQGAFTRQALHAQRLGLVHPASGEAMQWEVALPQDMQDLLQKSGIDLAVCTA; the protein is encoded by the coding sequence ATGACAAAGAATAAGAGAACCGGCGGTCGCTCCGCTGATGAAGAATTGAAACCGCGCCGTCCCTCGAATCAGGATTATGTGCAAATGATCGTGATCGGCGAAGAGGAAGACGATGAAGATTGGGACGATGAAGAGGACGGCTTGCCGGATGAAGACTTCCAGCACAGCGCGACCAGCTTTGCCGCCGGCACAGAATTTGCGCCGCCGCCCGATTTAAGCCCGCTCAGCCTGACGCTGCAGGAAGAAGACGCCGGTTTGCGGCTGGACAAAGCGCTGGCCATGCATTTACCGCAATTTTCGCGCAGCCGCCTGCAAACCTGGTTAGAGCAAGGCCATATTCTGATCGACGGCAAACCGGCGCGCGCCAAGCATATTGTGAGCGGCGATGAGGAAGTTGAAGTCATTCCGCAAATCGAACCGCAACACCAGGCTTTCACCGCGCAGGAAGTGGCGCTGGACGTGGTGTATCAGGATGACAGCCTGCTGGTGTTGCACAAACCGGCCGGGCTGGTGGTGCATCCCGGCGCCGGCAACTGGTCGGGCACCTTGTTAAACGGCTTATTGCACGCCTATCCGGAATTGGCGAATGTGCCACGGGCCGGCATCGTGCACCGCCTGGATAAAGACACCAGCGGTTTGATGGTGGTGGCAAAAACCCTGGAAGCGCATATTGATCTGGTGCGCCAGCTGCAAGCGCGCAGCGTCAAGCGCGAATACCTGGCCCTGGTCTGGGGCCGTCCGCGCGTGCAGGGTACAATTGACGCCGCCATGAGCCGCCATCCGCGCGACCGCATCAAAATGGCGGTTTCCAAACACCCCGACGCCAAGGCCGCACGCACCCATTACCACGCATTGGCCAGCGGCGAGTGTGAAGGCAAGCCGGTGGCGCTGGTGCGCTGCAGCCTGGAAACCGGGCGCACCCATCAAATCCGCGTGCATATGTCGCATTTGGGTTTTCCCCTGGTGGGCGACAATCTGTACGGCAAGCCGCATCTGCAAGGCGCATTCACGCGTCAGGCCCTGCATGCGCAACGCCTGGGGCTGGTGCATCCGGCCAGCGGCGAGGCGATGCAGTGGGAAGTCGCGTTGCCGCAAGACATGCAAGACTTGCTGCAAAAAAGCGGGATTGATCTCGCTGTCTGCACAGCGTAA
- a CDS encoding DUF2760 domain-containing protein produces the protein MNQPSFLARIPLALRALFAILFDGAYALRVQQLDNPPPAPAPAPAPVPAPVPAPAPELKHADSASALQLLALLQRDARLLDFVHEDLRGHADADIGAAARLVHEGCGKVLREHFSLAPVLQAEEGSPYQVQAGYDAASLHVSGNVAGAPPFAGTLTHRGWQATDVRLPQLAAGHDTRILAQAEVEV, from the coding sequence ATGAATCAGCCATCTTTCCTCGCCCGCATTCCCTTAGCGTTGCGCGCACTGTTTGCGATTTTGTTTGACGGCGCCTATGCGCTGCGCGTGCAGCAGCTGGACAACCCGCCGCCCGCTCCCGCCCCGGCGCCGGCCCCTGTGCCGGCCCCAGTCCCCGCCCCCGCGCCTGAACTCAAGCACGCCGACAGCGCCAGCGCCTTGCAATTGCTGGCCCTGCTGCAGCGCGATGCGCGTTTGCTTGATTTTGTGCATGAGGATTTGCGCGGTCATGCGGATGCTGATATCGGCGCCGCTGCGCGTCTGGTGCATGAGGGTTGCGGCAAGGTCTTGCGTGAACATTTCAGCCTGGCCCCGGTGTTGCAAGCCGAGGAAGGCAGCCCTTATCAGGTGCAGGCCGGCTATGACGCCGCCAGCCTGCATGTGAGCGGCAATGTGGCGGGCGCGCCGCCGTTTGCCGGCACCCTCACCCATCGCGGCTGGCAAGCGACTGATGTGCGCCTGCCGCAACTCGCCGCCGGCCACGACACCCGCATTCTGGCGCAAGCCGAGGTGGAAGTATGA